A stretch of the Fusarium musae strain F31 chromosome 2, whole genome shotgun sequence genome encodes the following:
- a CDS encoding hypothetical protein (EggNog:ENOG41) — protein MSKHDSASTSTGVMDPVAEQKPRRGSKASLGNTDGADQLLENLGYKAELSRNRSTFQVAFMSFVLASIPYGLATTLVYPLIGGGPVNVIWGWLAVSLIIVCVACSLGEITSVYPTAGGVYYQAFMLSPPRWRRIASWICGWLYLVGNITITLAVNFGTALFIVGCVNVFEKSPGVGVLSGEAYQVFLIFLALTILCNAVSALGNKWLPWIDTAAIFWTFAGLIAIIATILAIAKNGRRDANWVFTHFEDNSGWPKGWSFCVGLLHAAYATSSTGMIISMCEEVQNPQVQVPKAMVATIFINTFAGLLFLVPLMFVMPEIQDVIVSAQPVPLIIKSAVGSSGGAFGLLIPLIVLAIICGIGCTTASSRCAWAFARDGAIPGARMWSKVNASLDVPLNAMMLCMVVEIVLGVIYFGSYAAFNAFSGVGVICLTASYATPIAISLATGRKQVKTGQFYLGKWGAVANWIALAWSLLAMPLFCMPSAIPVTPESVNYAPVVFVFACMVSGIWYWVWGHKNYAGPPTNED, from the exons ATGTCTAAGCACGACTCGGCCAGCACAAGCACCGGAGTCATGGACCCCGTCGCAGAGCAGAAGCCTCGTCGAGGCTCAAAGGCCTCTCTCGGAAACACTGATGGCGCTGACCAGCTCCTCGAGAACCTCGGCTACAAGGCTGAGCTGTCGCGTAACCGCTCTACCTTCCAGGTCGCCTTCATGTCCTTCGTCCTCGCTTCCATCCCCTACGGTCTCGCTACCACCCTGGTTTACCCTCTGATTGGCGGCGGTCCCGTCAACGTCATCTGGGGCTGGCTCGCCGTCTCCCTCATCATTGTCTGTGTTGCTTGCTCTCTCGGTGAAATCACCAGTGTCTATCCTACTGCTGGAG GTGTTTACTACCAGGCCTTTATGCTCTCTCCTCCCCGATGGCGTCGCATTGCTAGCTGGATCTGTGGCTGGCTCTATCTAGTTGGAAACATTACCATCACTCTCGCCGTCAACTTCGGTACcgccctcttcatcgtcggctGTGTCAATGTCTTCGAGAAGAGCCCTGGCGTCGGTGTCCTGTCGGGAGAGGCTTACCAGGTCTTCCTGATCTTCCTTGCCCTGACTATCCTGTGCAATGCTGTCTCTGCGCTCGGTAACAAGTGGCTTCCCTGGATCGAT ACCGCCGCCATCTTCTGGACCTTCGCTGgtctcatcgccatcatcgctACTATCCTTGCCATCGCTAAGAACGGACGCCGTGATGCTAACTGGGTCTTCACACACTTCGAGGACAACTCTGGCTGGCCCAAGGGATGGTCTTTCTGTGTCGGTCTCCTCCACGCCGCTTATGCTACTTCTTCTACTGGAATGATCATCTC CATGTGTGAGGAGGTTCAGAACCCTCAAGTCCAGGTCCCCAAGGCCATGGTCgccaccatcttcatcaacaccttCGCCggtctcctcttcctcgtccctcTCATGTTCGTCATGCCCGAAATCCAGGACGTCATCGTCTCCGCCCAGCCCGtgcctctcatcatcaagagcGCCGTTGGCAGCTCCGGTGGTGCCTTCGGTCTCCTCATTcctctcatcgtcctcgccatCATCTGCGGTATCGGCTGCACAACTGCCAGCTCTCGATGCGCTTGGGCTTTCGCTCGTGATGGTGCCATCCCCGGTGCCAGGATGTGGTCCAAGGTCAACGCCTCTCTCGACGTTCCACTGAACGCTATGATGCTCTGCATGGTTGTTGAGATCGTCCTCGGTGTCATCTACTTCGGTTCTTATGCTGCTTTCAACGCTTTCTCTGGTGTCGGTGTCATTTGCTTGACTGCTTCTTATGCCACTCCCATTGCCATCAGTCTCGCTACTGGTCGCAAGCAGGTCAAGACTGGACAGTTCTACCTCGGAAAGTGGGGTGCTGTCGCCAACTGGATCGCTCTCG CCTGGTCTCTGTTGGCTATGCCTCTCTTCTGCATGCCCTCCGCCATCCCCGTTACCCCCGAATCCGTCAACTACGCCcccgtcgtcttcgtctttgcGTGCATGGTTTCTGGTATCTGGTACTGGGTCTGGGGTCACAAGAACTACGCTGGTCCTCCCACCAACGAGGACTAA